Proteins encoded within one genomic window of Nonomuraea gerenzanensis:
- a CDS encoding MFS transporter — translation MRRWWMLALGVNAHAGVTLGLFGLPLVMPEILRHFNVSLPVGGLIANAPAIGVMLALVAWGALADRYGERVILGAGVGLAAAMLAATAFAGSTWAVITLLALAGAGGSAAMVGGGRIVLRWFEPAERGVAMGVRQVSFTLGMAVSAFALPPMARAHGLPGVLLLCAGVSLLAAVLAALFMAEPPRPIEAPGTPRAGSPYRQPALWRVHATSALHVVPQVVVTTYGVDCLVTTYGWDDVAAGRLFGVAAIAGAAIRIAAGRWSDHLRLRMRPLLILTLGNLVVLALLVAGTLTTAWLGAAALVLASVTTVSGNGLAYLAAGELAGPGWAGKVLGTHNTVQNTVSLAVTPLAGALIVGAGYWAGFAAGLACAAASLPVIPRRWERSKRS, via the coding sequence ATGAGGCGCTGGTGGATGCTGGCGCTGGGCGTCAACGCGCACGCCGGCGTCACCCTCGGGCTGTTCGGCCTGCCTCTGGTCATGCCCGAAATATTGCGACATTTCAATGTCTCACTGCCTGTAGGCGGCCTGATCGCCAACGCCCCGGCCATCGGGGTCATGCTCGCCCTCGTCGCCTGGGGCGCGCTGGCCGACCGCTACGGCGAGCGGGTGATCCTCGGCGCCGGCGTGGGCCTGGCCGCCGCGATGCTGGCCGCCACGGCCTTCGCCGGGAGCACCTGGGCGGTGATCACGCTGCTGGCGCTGGCGGGCGCGGGCGGCTCGGCCGCGATGGTGGGCGGCGGGCGCATCGTGCTGCGCTGGTTCGAGCCGGCGGAGCGCGGCGTGGCCATGGGGGTGCGCCAGGTCTCCTTCACCCTCGGCATGGCGGTGTCCGCCTTCGCGCTGCCGCCCATGGCCCGGGCCCACGGGTTACCGGGCGTGCTGCTGCTCTGCGCCGGCGTGAGCCTGCTGGCCGCCGTGCTGGCCGCGCTGTTCATGGCCGAGCCGCCGCGCCCGATCGAGGCGCCGGGCACGCCGCGGGCGGGCTCGCCGTACCGGCAGCCCGCGCTCTGGCGGGTGCACGCCACCAGCGCGCTGCACGTGGTGCCACAGGTGGTGGTCACCACGTACGGCGTGGACTGCCTGGTCACCACCTACGGCTGGGACGACGTGGCGGCCGGCCGGCTCTTCGGCGTGGCCGCGATCGCCGGGGCCGCGATCCGCATCGCGGCCGGACGCTGGTCCGACCACCTGCGCCTGCGCATGCGGCCCCTGCTCATCCTCACCCTCGGCAACCTCGTGGTGCTGGCGCTGCTGGTCGCCGGCACGCTCACCACCGCCTGGCTCGGGGCGGCGGCGCTCGTGCTGGCCTCGGTGACGACGGTGTCCGGCAACGGGCTGGCCTACCTCGCGGCGGGCGAGCTGGCCGGGCCCGGCTGGGCGGGCAAGGTGCTCGGCACCCACAACACGGTCCAGAACACCGTCTCCCTGGCCGTCACGCCGCTCGCCGGAGCCCTGATCGTCGGCGCCGGCTACTGGGCCGGCTTCGCCGCGGGGCTGGCCTGCGCCGCGGCCTCGCTGCCCGTCATCCCCCGGCGCTGGGAGCGGTCGAAGCGCTCCTGA
- a CDS encoding acyl-CoA thioesterase produces MVESTPAERHIYPRTVRFGDIDSQGHVNNVRFLDYLEDARFGMLSIDPYVAGDEPFKGLVVTRHEIDYRRPLGFRAQPVRVETWVTEIRAVRFTLRYEIRDDEGLYVTAMSVMAAYDVERAAPRRLTENERTYLKRYAAE; encoded by the coding sequence GTGGTTGAGAGCACCCCGGCCGAACGGCACATCTATCCCCGCACGGTGAGATTCGGCGACATCGACTCCCAGGGGCACGTGAACAACGTGCGTTTCCTCGACTACCTGGAGGACGCCCGCTTCGGCATGCTGAGCATCGATCCGTACGTGGCGGGGGACGAGCCGTTCAAGGGCCTGGTCGTGACCCGCCACGAGATCGACTACCGCCGGCCGCTGGGCTTTCGCGCGCAGCCCGTACGGGTCGAGACCTGGGTGACGGAGATCAGGGCGGTGCGGTTCACGCTGCGCTACGAGATCCGCGACGACGAGGGCCTCTACGTCACCGCCATGTCGGTCATGGCGGCCTACGACGTCGAACGGGCCGCCCCGCGCAGGCTCACCGAGAACGAGCGGACCTACCTGAAGCGCTACGCCGCGGAATGA
- a CDS encoding MFS transporter, giving the protein MPATTTTPLRDAWRTLSVVSLASVLTGLSGSAINVALPEIARHTGAGATAASWILLGYQLTTTVLMVVFGRLADLFGRRRMYLLGLATYTLAALLAGLSPNAWVIVFMRVLQAVGGAMLLTNSAALISDAFPRERLGEGMGVYVASFSIAGLIGPTLGGVLAESLGWRWVFWFNVPVGLLCLLWGVLVLPRPPRAERAGGLDGPGNVLVLVTLGGLLLALSEFTRLGWDHPVVLGGLAAFVAGLPLFLLRESRAAHPVVDLSLFRERAFAFGTLASFLNAVARMGMVFLVALYFQAVRGDDPVQAGLKVLPLAIAAMIGSVSSGFLQRLMSARTLAVAGAATTTCGLAVMLTVMSADTPYPAVAAGLVLIGLGSGAFLPSNTTAILDGLPSNRLGIVNAMRLMLQNTGNVVGTGLVLSILTAPLPAELHQSVFAGTLAQLSGGAVEQLVTGYRWVLGSMAAISVLTVLSCLARRKAT; this is encoded by the coding sequence TTGCCGGCGACGACGACCACCCCACTCCGAGACGCCTGGCGAACGTTGTCGGTCGTCAGCCTGGCCAGCGTGCTGACCGGCCTCAGCGGCAGCGCCATCAACGTCGCGCTGCCCGAGATCGCCCGGCACACCGGGGCCGGCGCCACGGCCGCGAGCTGGATCCTTCTGGGCTATCAGTTGACCACGACCGTGCTGATGGTGGTCTTCGGCCGGTTGGCCGATCTGTTCGGCAGGCGCCGAATGTACCTCTTGGGGCTCGCCACGTACACGCTGGCGGCGCTGCTCGCGGGCCTGTCGCCGAACGCGTGGGTGATCGTGTTCATGCGGGTGCTGCAGGCCGTGGGCGGCGCGATGCTGCTCACCAACAGCGCCGCCCTGATCAGTGACGCCTTCCCGCGCGAGCGGCTGGGCGAGGGCATGGGCGTGTACGTGGCCTCGTTCTCGATCGCCGGGCTGATCGGGCCGACGCTGGGCGGGGTGCTGGCCGAGAGCCTGGGCTGGCGGTGGGTGTTCTGGTTCAACGTGCCGGTCGGCCTGCTCTGCCTGCTGTGGGGGGTGCTGGTGCTGCCCAGGCCGCCCAGGGCCGAACGGGCGGGCGGGCTCGACGGGCCGGGGAACGTCCTGGTCCTGGTCACGCTGGGCGGGCTGCTGCTGGCGCTGTCGGAGTTCACCCGGCTCGGCTGGGACCACCCGGTGGTGCTGGGCGGGCTGGCCGCCTTCGTCGCGGGGCTGCCGCTGTTCCTGCTCAGGGAGTCGCGGGCGGCGCATCCCGTGGTGGACCTGAGCCTGTTCAGGGAACGGGCCTTCGCGTTCGGCACGCTGGCCTCCTTCCTCAACGCCGTGGCCCGGATGGGCATGGTCTTCCTGGTCGCGCTCTACTTCCAGGCGGTGCGCGGCGACGATCCCGTCCAGGCGGGGCTGAAGGTGCTGCCGCTGGCGATCGCCGCCATGATCGGCTCGGTGAGCTCGGGCTTCCTGCAGCGCCTGATGAGCGCGCGCACGCTCGCCGTGGCCGGCGCCGCGACGACCACCTGCGGGCTGGCCGTCATGCTCACCGTGATGTCGGCGGACACGCCCTACCCCGCCGTGGCGGCCGGGCTCGTGCTCATCGGGCTCGGCTCGGGCGCGTTCCTGCCCTCCAACACCACCGCCATCCTGGACGGCCTGCCCTCCAACCGGCTCGGCATCGTCAACGCCATGCGCCTGATGCTGCAGAACACCGGCAACGTCGTCGGCACCGGCCTGGTCCTGTCGATCCTCACCGCGCCGCTGCCCGCCGAGCTGCACCAGAGCGTGTTCGCCGGCACGCTCGCGCAGCTCTCCGGCGGGGCCGTCGAGCAGCTCGTGACCGGCTACCGCTGGGTGCTCGGCTCGATGGCCGCGATCTCGGTGCTGACCGTGCTGTCCTGCCTGGCCCGGCGCAAGGCCACCTGA
- a CDS encoding SDR family oxidoreductase, with amino-acid sequence MSGIVEGRVVIVTGAARGIGRGHALEFARQGAKVVVNDLGAEVDGTGSSGAAAEVVAEIEAMGGQAVVNGEDVSDFDGAERLVRAAVDHFGRLDVLVNNAGILRDRMLVNMTADEWDAVIRVHLRGTFAPLRHAAAYWRNKAKAGERVDARIINTTSSSGIYGNPGQGNYGAAKAGIAGLTVIAAKELERYGVTVNAIAPAALTRMTENLMPAGATGADPDDIAPLVVWLSSAEARGITGRVFNVRAGKISVAEGWHAGPEADKGSRWDPAELGAVIPALVEKAAPNALTNGRIPGRED; translated from the coding sequence ATGAGCGGGATCGTCGAAGGCCGCGTGGTGATCGTCACCGGTGCGGCCAGGGGCATCGGACGGGGACACGCGCTGGAGTTCGCCAGGCAGGGGGCCAAGGTGGTGGTCAACGACCTGGGCGCGGAGGTCGACGGCACCGGCTCGTCCGGAGCCGCGGCCGAGGTGGTGGCGGAGATCGAGGCCATGGGCGGGCAGGCCGTCGTCAACGGCGAGGACGTCTCCGACTTCGACGGCGCCGAGCGGCTCGTCAGAGCCGCCGTCGACCACTTCGGCCGCCTCGACGTGCTGGTCAACAACGCCGGCATCCTGCGCGACCGGATGCTCGTCAACATGACCGCCGACGAGTGGGACGCCGTCATCAGGGTGCACCTGCGCGGCACCTTCGCCCCGCTGCGCCACGCCGCGGCCTACTGGCGGAACAAGGCCAAGGCGGGCGAACGGGTGGACGCCCGGATCATCAACACCACCTCGTCCTCCGGCATCTACGGTAACCCGGGGCAGGGCAACTACGGCGCCGCCAAGGCCGGCATCGCCGGCCTGACGGTCATCGCCGCGAAGGAGCTGGAGCGCTACGGCGTCACCGTGAACGCCATCGCCCCCGCCGCCCTCACCCGCATGACCGAGAACCTCATGCCCGCCGGCGCCACCGGCGCCGACCCCGACGACATCGCCCCCCTGGTCGTCTGGCTCTCCAGCGCCGAGGCGCGCGGGATCACCGGGCGCGTGTTCAACGTGCGGGCGGGCAAGATCAGCGTGGCCGAGGGCTGGCACGCCGGGCCAGAGGCCGACAAGGGCAGCCGCTGGGACCCGGCCGAGCTGGGCGCCGTCATCCCCGCCCTGGTCGAGAAGGCCGCGCCCAACGCGCTGACCAACGGCCGCATCCCCGGACGGGAGGACTGA
- a CDS encoding MaoC family dehydratase, whose amino-acid sequence MALDHSLIGVEGPAHERTWTAKDTMLYALGVGAGTSELEFTTEKEQRVLPTFAVLAAQAPGRRIGDFDPAMLVHAEQGFELHRELPAAGGVRTTSRVTGIYDKGSGALVTSEARAVDLATGELVIASRSSVFIRGEGGFGGERGPRDEWAQPDRAPDHKVTYSTLPEQALIYRLSGDYNPLHSDPAFAARAGFDRPILHGLCTYGVTGRALLHTVAGSDPGRFKAMSGRFSSPVFPGESLTVSIWVDGADVLFRTAKDDGTVVIDRGRATIT is encoded by the coding sequence ATGGCACTCGACCACTCGCTGATCGGCGTCGAAGGGCCCGCCCACGAGCGGACGTGGACCGCGAAGGACACCATGCTGTACGCGCTCGGCGTCGGCGCGGGCACCTCGGAGCTGGAGTTCACCACCGAGAAGGAGCAGCGCGTGCTGCCCACCTTCGCCGTCCTGGCCGCCCAGGCACCCGGCCGGCGCATCGGCGACTTCGACCCGGCCATGCTCGTCCACGCCGAGCAGGGCTTCGAACTGCACCGCGAGCTGCCCGCCGCCGGTGGCGTGCGCACCACGTCACGGGTGACCGGCATCTACGACAAGGGCTCGGGCGCGCTGGTGACCTCCGAGGCGCGCGCCGTGGACCTGGCCACCGGGGAGCTCGTCATCGCCTCGCGCAGCTCGGTGTTCATCCGGGGCGAGGGCGGGTTCGGCGGCGAGCGCGGGCCGCGCGACGAGTGGGCGCAGCCCGACCGGGCGCCCGATCACAAGGTGACCTACTCGACGCTGCCCGAGCAGGCGTTGATCTACCGGCTGTCGGGTGACTACAACCCGCTGCACAGCGATCCGGCGTTCGCCGCCAGGGCCGGGTTCGACCGGCCCATCCTGCACGGGCTGTGCACGTACGGGGTGACGGGGCGGGCGCTGCTGCACACCGTGGCAGGGTCCGATCCGGGACGGTTCAAGGCCATGTCGGGGCGCTTCTCCAGCCCGGTCTTCCCCGGCGAGTCGCTCACGGTGTCGATCTGGGTGGACGGGGCCGACGTGCTGTTCAGGACGGCCAAGGACGACGGGACCGTGGTGATCGACCGGGGCCGGGCCACCATCACCTGA
- a CDS encoding TetR/AcrR family transcriptional regulator, whose translation MARKSSWEWSRTAQTRKSMLQAAREVFSEHGFAEANVSEVVARAGSSVGSLYHHFGGKTELFLALYEDHQAAHEQASASSVAKARKDGVSDPVELLIAGARAYLAGAWERRDLVRLFIDGDGPPGFELIRRTRGREWVRQNAVLLGAGGDPLDRFTVAVLTSIIGEAAREVATSDTEEEAREVIEAAVTLIHRLDPLRALDET comes from the coding sequence ATGGCACGCAAGTCCTCGTGGGAGTGGAGCCGTACGGCGCAGACGCGCAAGAGCATGCTGCAGGCCGCGCGCGAGGTCTTCAGCGAGCACGGCTTCGCCGAGGCCAACGTCTCCGAGGTCGTCGCCCGCGCCGGCTCCAGCGTCGGCAGCCTCTACCACCACTTCGGCGGCAAGACCGAGCTCTTCCTCGCCCTGTACGAGGACCACCAGGCCGCCCACGAGCAGGCGTCCGCCTCCAGCGTGGCCAAGGCCAGGAAGGACGGCGTCTCCGACCCGGTGGAGCTGCTGATCGCGGGGGCGCGGGCCTACCTCGCCGGGGCGTGGGAGCGGCGCGACCTGGTGCGCCTGTTCATCGACGGCGACGGGCCGCCGGGCTTCGAGCTGATCCGCCGCACGCGCGGACGGGAGTGGGTGCGGCAGAACGCGGTGCTGCTGGGCGCCGGCGGGGATCCGCTCGACCGGTTCACCGTGGCGGTGCTGACCAGCATCATCGGCGAGGCGGCCCGGGAGGTCGCCACCTCCGACACCGAGGAGGAGGCGCGGGAGGTCATCGAGGCCGCCGTCACCCTGATCCACCGCCTCGACCCGCTGAGGGCACTCGACGAGACCTGA
- a CDS encoding acyl-CoA dehydrogenase family protein, whose product MDFSLTPEERQIRDTVRAFVEKEIMPLEPEVLRNEREGRPGLDPDVLRELRAKARKSGFWGINTPEEYGGAALGPIMSAIIAMEIGRTFVPFSFGGSADNILYAGTEEQKQRYLIPTIEGERRSCFAITEPGAGSDARNIRTRAVRDGSEWVISGEKTFITGGSEADFVMVFAVAGEHGVTCFLVDRDMGWKSEPIPTMGQWGPASLVFEDVRVPEENILGELGKGFELAMQWIGQGRYMIPARAIGSAERMLQMAIDYAKIRKSMGQTISNYQAIQWMIADSQVEIEAAKWLTLYAAWRVGQGLDARHASSIAKLNGAVMANQVVDRVLQIHGGMGYTKELPIERWYRELRLLRIFEGTDEIQRRTIARNLIKGHARLGLIGE is encoded by the coding sequence GTGGACTTCTCGCTCACCCCGGAGGAACGCCAGATCCGCGACACCGTCCGCGCCTTCGTCGAGAAGGAGATCATGCCGCTGGAGCCCGAGGTCCTGCGCAACGAGCGCGAGGGCCGGCCAGGTCTCGATCCCGACGTCCTGCGCGAACTGCGCGCCAAGGCCAGGAAGTCCGGCTTCTGGGGGATCAACACCCCCGAGGAGTACGGCGGAGCGGCGCTCGGCCCCATCATGTCCGCGATCATCGCCATGGAGATCGGCCGCACGTTCGTGCCGTTCTCGTTCGGCGGCAGCGCCGACAACATCCTCTACGCAGGCACCGAGGAGCAGAAGCAGCGCTACCTGATCCCCACCATCGAGGGCGAGCGCCGCTCCTGCTTCGCGATCACCGAGCCGGGCGCCGGCTCCGACGCCCGCAACATCCGCACCAGGGCCGTGCGCGACGGCTCGGAGTGGGTGATCAGCGGCGAGAAGACGTTCATCACGGGCGGCAGCGAGGCGGACTTCGTCATGGTGTTCGCCGTGGCCGGGGAGCACGGCGTCACCTGCTTTCTGGTGGACCGCGACATGGGCTGGAAGTCCGAGCCCATCCCGACCATGGGGCAGTGGGGCCCGGCCTCGCTCGTGTTCGAGGACGTGCGCGTGCCGGAGGAGAACATCCTCGGCGAGCTGGGCAAGGGCTTCGAGCTGGCCATGCAGTGGATCGGCCAGGGCCGTTACATGATCCCGGCGCGGGCCATCGGCTCGGCCGAGCGCATGCTGCAGATGGCCATCGACTACGCCAAGATCCGCAAGTCCATGGGGCAGACGATCTCCAACTACCAGGCCATCCAGTGGATGATCGCCGACTCCCAGGTGGAGATCGAGGCGGCCAAGTGGCTGACGCTCTACGCCGCCTGGCGGGTGGGCCAGGGCCTGGACGCCCGGCACGCCTCCTCGATCGCCAAGCTGAACGGCGCCGTCATGGCCAACCAGGTCGTGGACCGGGTACTGCAGATCCACGGGGGTATGGGCTACACCAAGGAGCTGCCGATCGAGCGGTGGTACCGCGAGCTGCGGCTGCTGCGCATCTTCGAGGGCACCGACGAGATCCAGCGCCGCACGATCGCCCGCAACCTCATCAAGGGCCACGCCAGGCTCGGTCTCATCGGGGAATGA
- a CDS encoding acetate--CoA ligase family protein translates to MSVGELFNPRSIALVGATDKSGWSISTLANLRAHGFAGPVHLVNPRGGVVHGQPAYRSLTELPERVGLAYVMVPTAAVLGVLREGAKLGIRCYVILTAGFGESGEEGARLEAEVSAFAAENGLTILGPNGNGYINAAAGVTPYGLPIPAPLLRGAVGVVLQSGALASSVLGFAQARNVGISLLTSMGNESVVTVTDVVDYLVDDPATKVIALFLETVRNPAEFARVARRALEAGKPIVALKIGRSKLASHTAQAHTGALVGDDDVIDAALRQLGVIRVRSLEDLIITAGLLASSGPLPGRRVGVVTPSGGASEIIADRAEDEGLELPPFAPETVARLAEIVPSFGTVQNPLDVTGYVLIDRTLLGRALEAVTSDPGIDLIMLLSEPPKVAPPDPAPVLATYAASAARIAASPVPVVVVSNVLTDVTEFGRRVQAETGFPYVAGGIEHGLQAIAAAVRWSEQRERVLSRPVPLPRAVVPPEGAGGVWAEHRAAALLAAAGLPVVPSELAADESGAVAAAERFSYPVVLKAAAEGLGHKSDVGGVRLGLGGAEEVRQAYREVVTAVPSLAGVLVQPQRGGGIELLVGVVRDPAWGLTLAVGLGGVWVEVLRDTALRVLPVDAGEVRTALMELRGAALLNGVRGSQPADLDAVADVVARVAAFAESLGDGLDSLEINPLLVSGSRVEALDALITWR, encoded by the coding sequence ATGTCGGTTGGGGAGCTGTTCAATCCGCGTTCGATCGCGCTGGTCGGGGCCACCGACAAGTCGGGGTGGTCGATCAGCACGCTGGCGAACCTGCGCGCCCACGGCTTCGCCGGGCCTGTGCACCTGGTCAACCCGCGGGGCGGCGTGGTGCACGGCCAGCCCGCGTACCGGAGCCTGACGGAGTTGCCCGAGCGGGTGGGTCTGGCGTACGTGATGGTGCCGACCGCGGCCGTGCTGGGCGTGCTGCGGGAGGGCGCCAAGCTGGGGATCCGCTGCTACGTGATCCTCACGGCCGGGTTCGGGGAGTCCGGGGAGGAAGGGGCGCGGCTGGAGGCGGAGGTCTCGGCCTTCGCGGCGGAGAACGGGCTGACGATTCTGGGGCCGAACGGCAACGGTTACATCAACGCGGCCGCCGGCGTGACACCGTACGGGCTGCCCATCCCCGCGCCGCTGCTGCGCGGCGCGGTCGGCGTGGTGTTGCAGAGCGGGGCGCTGGCCAGCTCCGTGCTGGGGTTCGCGCAGGCCCGCAACGTGGGGATCAGCCTGCTGACGTCGATGGGCAACGAGTCGGTCGTCACCGTGACGGACGTGGTCGACTATCTGGTGGACGATCCGGCCACCAAGGTCATCGCATTGTTCCTGGAGACGGTCAGGAACCCGGCCGAGTTCGCCCGCGTGGCCCGGCGGGCGCTGGAGGCGGGCAAGCCCATCGTGGCGCTCAAGATCGGCCGCAGCAAGCTGGCCTCGCACACCGCGCAGGCGCACACGGGCGCGCTGGTGGGCGACGACGACGTCATCGACGCGGCGCTGCGGCAGCTCGGCGTGATCAGGGTGCGGTCGCTGGAGGACCTCATCATCACGGCCGGGCTGCTGGCGTCCTCCGGGCCGCTGCCCGGGCGGCGGGTCGGGGTCGTCACGCCCTCGGGCGGCGCCTCGGAGATCATCGCCGACCGGGCCGAGGACGAAGGGCTGGAGCTGCCGCCGTTCGCGCCGGAGACGGTGGCGCGGCTGGCGGAGATCGTCCCGTCCTTCGGCACCGTGCAGAACCCGCTCGACGTCACCGGGTACGTGCTCATCGACCGCACCCTGCTGGGCCGGGCGCTGGAGGCGGTGACGTCGGATCCCGGGATCGACCTGATCATGCTGCTGTCGGAGCCGCCCAAGGTGGCGCCGCCCGACCCTGCTCCGGTGCTGGCCACGTACGCGGCCAGTGCGGCGCGGATCGCCGCCTCGCCGGTGCCGGTCGTGGTGGTGAGCAACGTGCTGACCGATGTGACCGAGTTCGGGCGGCGGGTGCAGGCCGAGACCGGGTTCCCGTACGTCGCGGGCGGGATCGAGCACGGGCTGCAGGCCATCGCGGCGGCCGTGCGCTGGTCGGAGCAGCGCGAGCGGGTGCTGTCCAGGCCCGTCCCGCTCCCCCGCGCCGTCGTGCCGCCCGAGGGGGCCGGCGGGGTGTGGGCCGAGCACCGGGCCGCCGCGCTGCTGGCCGCCGCCGGGCTGCCGGTGGTGCCGTCGGAGCTGGCCGCCGACGAGTCGGGCGCGGTCGCGGCGGCCGAGCGGTTCAGCTATCCCGTGGTGCTCAAGGCGGCGGCCGAGGGGCTCGGGCACAAGAGCGACGTCGGCGGGGTCCGGCTCGGGCTCGGCGGGGCGGAGGAGGTGCGGCAGGCCTACCGGGAGGTGGTCACCGCGGTGCCGTCGCTGGCCGGCGTGCTCGTGCAGCCGCAGCGCGGCGGCGGGATCGAGCTGCTCGTCGGCGTCGTACGGGATCCGGCCTGGGGGCTCACGCTGGCCGTGGGGCTGGGCGGGGTCTGGGTCGAGGTGCTGCGGGACACGGCGCTGCGGGTGCTGCCGGTGGACGCCGGGGAGGTGCGTACGGCGCTCATGGAGCTGCGTGGCGCGGCGCTGCTGAACGGGGTCAGGGGCAGTCAGCCCGCCGACCTGGACGCGGTGGCGGACGTGGTGGCCAGGGTCGCGGCGTTCGCGGAGTCGCTGGGCGACGGGCTGGATTCGCTGGAGATCAACCCGCTGCTCGTCAGCGGCTCCCGCGTCGAGGCCCTCGACGCGCTCATCACCTGGCGATGA